The following are from one region of the Microbacterium paraoxydans genome:
- a CDS encoding class I SAM-dependent methyltransferase has protein sequence MTANDKNRADLGKDPARVSGMFDQVAAGYDRTNTAMTFGNDALWRAATTRAVAPKPGERILDLGAGTASSSASLARSGAQVVAADFSPGMLAEGQRRHGAMRNLSFVQADATALPFADDEFDAVTMSYALRNVNDPKKALRELYRVTKPGGRLVINEFSTPPGKLFRGVYRFYNAQVLPRVARVAGTNGDAYDYLNESIRDWPDQKRLSAWIREAGWQDVAYRNLTFGIVALHRARKPA, from the coding sequence GTGACCGCGAACGACAAGAACCGCGCCGATCTCGGCAAGGACCCCGCCCGCGTCAGCGGCATGTTCGACCAGGTCGCCGCCGGGTACGACCGCACGAACACCGCGATGACGTTCGGCAACGACGCGCTCTGGCGGGCCGCGACCACCCGCGCCGTCGCCCCGAAGCCGGGCGAGCGCATCCTCGACCTCGGCGCGGGCACGGCGTCCTCCTCCGCCTCCCTCGCCCGCAGCGGCGCGCAGGTCGTCGCGGCGGACTTCTCGCCCGGCATGCTCGCCGAGGGCCAGCGCCGCCACGGAGCGATGCGCAACCTCTCGTTCGTGCAGGCGGATGCCACCGCCCTGCCGTTCGCGGACGACGAGTTCGACGCGGTGACGATGTCGTACGCCCTGCGCAACGTGAACGACCCGAAGAAGGCGCTGCGCGAGCTCTACCGGGTGACCAAGCCGGGCGGCCGCCTCGTCATCAACGAGTTCTCCACCCCTCCGGGCAAGCTCTTCCGCGGGGTCTACCGGTTCTACAACGCGCAGGTGCTCCCGCGCGTGGCCCGGGTCGCCGGAACGAATGGCGACGCCTACGACTATCTGAACGAGTCGATCCGCGACTGGCCCGACCAGAAGCGGCTGTCCGCATGGATCAGGGAGGCCGGCTGGCAGGACGTCGCCTACCGCAACCTCACCTTCGGCATCGTGGCCCTGCACCGGGCGCGCAAGCCCGCGTGA
- a CDS encoding DUF402 domain-containing protein, giving the protein MSDARPAAGAEMIFQWRKWDGSPHWRHECVYLGADRWGDWVGQPTGWHSARPGAEFHAATPNVTLVPPSADFALTVNRRHPRGMRVYIDLGWDVRWADDPLLATGIDMDLDVVRVEGERGTWVDDRDEWAEHSARYGYPAPVMRHLEELALDLETRVMERTAPFDDATADPWLDRLEALDLAPRLDA; this is encoded by the coding sequence ATGAGCGATGCGCGTCCCGCAGCCGGTGCCGAGATGATCTTCCAGTGGCGCAAGTGGGACGGGTCGCCGCACTGGCGCCACGAGTGCGTGTACCTCGGTGCCGACCGGTGGGGCGACTGGGTGGGGCAGCCCACCGGCTGGCACAGCGCCCGCCCGGGAGCCGAGTTCCACGCCGCCACGCCGAACGTCACCCTCGTCCCGCCGAGCGCCGACTTCGCGCTCACCGTCAATCGCCGCCACCCCCGGGGGATGCGCGTCTACATCGACCTCGGGTGGGACGTGCGGTGGGCGGACGACCCGCTGCTCGCGACCGGGATCGACATGGACCTCGACGTCGTCCGCGTGGAGGGGGAGCGCGGCACCTGGGTGGACGACCGCGACGAATGGGCGGAGCACAGCGCCCGCTACGGCTACCCGGCCCCCGTCATGCGGCATCTGGAGGAGCTGGCGCTCGACCTCGAGACGCGGGTCATGGAACGCACGGCGCCGTTCGACGACGCCACGGCCGATCCCTGGCTGGACCGACTCGAAGCGCTGGACCTCGCGCCTAGACTGGACGCGTGA
- a CDS encoding isochorismate synthase translates to MQHTPLVVETREIDPVEDLLSFADPARPLAWFRRGDGIVAVGEPFAELRPSAEEGRTRAETLATLWQGLAAAAVVSDPLRLPGTGLVAFGAFTFDEDSRADSVLVIPSRILGRHGDRFWETRIRRSDDERAPGAVEPAEYGPHWAGTVGPGAQSPQGYQDAVRGALDRIADGELSKVVLARDLQGTIPAGSDLRRLVRALATGYPDTWVFAVDGLIGASPETLVTVQDRTVTARVLAGTIGRGADADADTAASAHLASSTKDLDEHQYAVQSVLASLRPYTRALAASEQPFLLKLPNLFHLATDVEGELEDGRSALDLVRALHPTAAVAGTPTPTAIAAIRELEPFDRGRYAGPVGWVDADGNGEWAIALRCAQFTTTDDAIAVTAYAGAGIVAGSDPESELLETRVKFRPLVDALA, encoded by the coding sequence GTGCAGCACACCCCCCTGGTCGTGGAGACCCGAGAGATCGACCCGGTCGAAGACCTCCTCTCCTTCGCGGACCCCGCCCGCCCGCTCGCCTGGTTCCGCCGCGGCGACGGGATCGTGGCCGTGGGTGAGCCGTTCGCCGAGCTCCGCCCGTCGGCCGAGGAGGGGCGCACCCGCGCCGAGACCCTCGCGACGCTCTGGCAGGGTCTCGCGGCGGCGGCCGTGGTCTCCGACCCGCTGCGACTCCCCGGAACCGGACTCGTCGCGTTCGGGGCCTTCACCTTCGACGAGGACTCGCGCGCCGACAGCGTGCTCGTCATCCCGTCGCGGATCCTCGGCCGCCATGGCGACCGCTTCTGGGAGACCCGCATCCGCCGGTCCGACGACGAGCGTGCGCCGGGTGCCGTCGAGCCCGCGGAGTACGGACCGCACTGGGCGGGGACCGTGGGCCCCGGAGCGCAGAGCCCCCAGGGCTACCAGGACGCCGTGCGGGGCGCGCTGGACCGCATCGCGGACGGCGAGCTCAGCAAGGTCGTCCTCGCCCGCGACCTCCAGGGCACCATCCCCGCGGGCTCCGACCTGCGGCGGCTCGTCCGCGCGCTCGCCACCGGGTACCCGGACACCTGGGTCTTCGCCGTGGACGGACTCATCGGCGCGAGCCCGGAGACCCTCGTCACGGTGCAGGACCGGACGGTGACCGCGCGCGTGCTCGCCGGGACGATCGGACGCGGGGCCGACGCCGACGCCGACACCGCCGCGTCCGCGCACCTCGCCTCCAGCACCAAGGACCTCGACGAGCACCAGTACGCCGTGCAGAGCGTGCTCGCATCCCTCCGCCCGTACACCAGGGCCCTCGCGGCGAGCGAGCAGCCCTTCCTCCTCAAGCTGCCCAACCTCTTCCACCTCGCGACCGATGTGGAGGGCGAGCTGGAGGACGGTCGTTCCGCCCTCGACCTCGTGCGCGCACTCCATCCGACCGCAGCCGTCGCCGGCACCCCGACACCGACGGCCATCGCCGCCATCCGGGAGCTCGAACCGTTCGACCGCGGGCGCTACGCCGGACCGGTCGGCTGGGTCGACGCGGACGGCAACGGCGAGTGGGCCATCGCCCTGCGGTGCGCGCAGTTCACGACGACGGACGACGCGATCGCGGTCACGGCCTACGCCGGGGCCGGGATCGTCGCCGGATCGGATCCGGAGAGCGAGCTCCTCGAGACACGCGTGAAGTTCCGCCCGCTCGTGGACGCGCTGGCTTGA
- a CDS encoding polyphosphate kinase 2 family protein — translation MNAHTWTQNLRVRPGFRLADVDPDSKPGYDHGKSRGTADLDAGLERLNDLQERLFAESRVGTAQDAVLLVLQAMDSAGKGGIVRHVVGGVDPQGVALAAFKAPTAEERQHDFLWRVEKRLPEPGFIGVFDRSHYEDVLIGRVRQLADAAEIERRYDAINAFEERVAASGVRIVKVMLHISPEEQKARLMERLERPDKHWKYNPGDVDERMLWPQYMEAYQTVFDRTSTEAAPWYVVPANAKWYARLAVQELLLAALEDIDPQWPVADFDVEAEKKRLAAS, via the coding sequence ATGAACGCGCACACCTGGACGCAGAACCTGCGGGTGCGGCCCGGCTTCCGCCTCGCCGACGTCGACCCCGACAGCAAGCCCGGCTATGACCACGGCAAGTCCCGCGGCACGGCCGACCTCGACGCGGGTCTCGAGCGCCTGAACGACCTGCAGGAACGGCTGTTCGCCGAGAGCCGGGTGGGCACGGCGCAGGACGCGGTGCTGCTCGTCCTGCAGGCGATGGACTCCGCAGGCAAGGGCGGCATCGTCCGGCACGTAGTCGGGGGCGTCGATCCGCAGGGCGTCGCGCTCGCCGCGTTCAAGGCGCCGACGGCGGAGGAGCGGCAGCACGACTTCCTGTGGCGCGTCGAGAAGAGACTGCCGGAGCCCGGGTTCATCGGGGTGTTCGACCGCTCGCACTACGAGGACGTGCTCATCGGACGGGTACGGCAGCTCGCCGACGCCGCCGAGATCGAGCGGCGCTACGACGCGATCAACGCGTTCGAGGAGCGCGTCGCGGCCTCCGGCGTCCGCATCGTCAAGGTCATGCTGCACATCTCCCCGGAGGAGCAGAAGGCGCGGCTGATGGAGCGCCTGGAGCGCCCGGACAAGCACTGGAAGTACAACCCAGGCGACGTCGACGAGCGGATGCTGTGGCCGCAGTACATGGAGGCGTACCAGACCGTCTTCGATCGCACGTCCACCGAGGCTGCGCCCTGGTACGTCGTGCCGGCGAACGCGAAGTGGTACGCGCGGCTGGCCGTGCAGGAGCTGCTGCTCGCCGCCCTCGAGGACATCGACCCGCAGTGGCCGGTGGCCGACTTCGACGTCGAGGCCGAGAAGAAGCGCCTCGCCGCGAGCTGA
- the menD gene encoding 2-succinyl-5-enolpyruvyl-6-hydroxy-3-cyclohexene-1-carboxylic-acid synthase produces MEAAASLFADLVSHGVRDVVVSPGSRSQALALAAAAFADEDALRVHVRIDERVAGFTALGIARETRVPVALVCTSGTAVANLLPATMEAFHSGVPLLLLTADRPPELRGVGANQATVQEGLFHPWVRAQLDAPVPGDGTWDGLAARVVGLALGAAEPESGLPGVAGPVHLNLPSREPLSGAMPTRTLTPGEAPRLPEPEAFALERGPRTVVLAGADAGAAAEEIAHAGGWPLIAEIVSGARFGRQVVHGYRRLLSRDDLGGRVERVVVLGHPTLSREAARLLSRADVDVIAVRKGGEELNLNHRTRAVAAVTVAQGETDREWLGAWMRAAADEAVDLSENAPDTEGLSSTDFAARRDAVRAELDAVRRPLDRERLVDAVWRATWPHDRLVFGSSRLVRVADEVLGGKKVPVHANRGLAGIDGTIATATGIAVASQAAGAPGVTRVLLGDLAFLHDVGALLSPSDETEPRLQVIVGNDGGGTIFDGLEVAGTAPAAHLDRVFYTPHGVRLEHLALAYGWEYQRVTTRTALDQALTTPRGGRQIIEVPLPR; encoded by the coding sequence ATGGAGGCCGCGGCCTCCCTGTTCGCCGACCTCGTGTCCCACGGCGTCCGTGATGTCGTGGTGTCTCCCGGCTCGCGGTCGCAGGCTCTCGCGCTCGCCGCGGCGGCCTTCGCCGACGAGGACGCGCTGCGCGTGCACGTGCGGATCGACGAGCGGGTCGCCGGATTCACCGCCCTCGGCATCGCACGGGAGACCCGGGTCCCCGTCGCGCTCGTATGCACCAGCGGCACGGCTGTCGCGAACCTCCTCCCGGCCACGATGGAGGCCTTCCACTCCGGGGTGCCGCTGCTGCTGCTCACCGCGGATCGGCCTCCCGAGCTGCGGGGGGTCGGTGCGAATCAGGCGACCGTCCAGGAGGGGCTGTTCCACCCCTGGGTCCGTGCGCAGCTCGACGCGCCCGTCCCCGGAGACGGCACGTGGGACGGCCTCGCCGCGCGCGTGGTCGGCCTCGCGCTCGGAGCGGCGGAGCCCGAGTCCGGGCTTCCCGGCGTCGCCGGTCCGGTGCACCTGAACCTTCCGTCCCGCGAGCCGCTGTCGGGTGCGATGCCGACACGGACGCTGACGCCGGGGGAGGCGCCGCGCCTGCCGGAGCCGGAGGCGTTCGCGCTGGAGCGCGGGCCGCGCACCGTGGTCCTCGCGGGCGCCGATGCGGGTGCCGCGGCGGAGGAGATCGCCCATGCCGGTGGGTGGCCGCTCATCGCGGAGATCGTCAGCGGCGCGCGCTTCGGACGCCAGGTGGTGCACGGGTATCGTCGGCTGCTGTCCCGGGACGACCTCGGCGGACGCGTCGAACGGGTGGTCGTGCTCGGACACCCGACGCTCAGCCGCGAGGCCGCACGGCTGCTCTCCCGCGCGGACGTGGACGTGATCGCGGTCCGCAAGGGCGGCGAGGAGCTGAATCTGAATCACCGCACGCGCGCCGTCGCGGCCGTCACGGTCGCCCAGGGGGAGACCGACCGGGAGTGGCTCGGCGCGTGGATGCGGGCCGCCGCCGATGAGGCCGTTGATCTCAGCGAGAACGCCCCGGACACCGAGGGGCTCTCCTCCACCGACTTCGCCGCCCGTCGTGACGCCGTGCGCGCGGAACTCGACGCGGTGCGACGCCCGCTCGACCGGGAGCGCCTCGTGGATGCGGTGTGGCGGGCCACCTGGCCGCATGACCGTCTGGTCTTCGGATCGTCGCGCCTCGTCCGCGTCGCCGACGAGGTGCTCGGCGGCAAGAAGGTCCCCGTGCACGCCAACCGCGGACTCGCCGGGATCGACGGCACGATCGCCACCGCCACGGGTATCGCCGTCGCCAGTCAGGCCGCCGGGGCCCCCGGCGTGACCCGCGTGCTGCTCGGCGACCTCGCGTTCCTCCACGACGTCGGTGCGCTGCTGTCCCCGAGCGACGAGACGGAGCCGCGCCTCCAGGTCATCGTCGGCAACGACGGCGGTGGGACGATCTTCGACGGCCTGGAGGTGGCGGGCACCGCGCCGGCCGCACATCTCGATCGCGTGTTCTACACCCCGCACGGGGTGCGCCTGGAGCACCTCGCGCTCGCCTACGGCTGGGAGTATCAGCGGGTCACCACGCGCACCGCTCTCGACCAGGCGCTGACGACGCCGCGCGGCGGTCGCCAGATCATCGAGGTGCCGCTGCCGCGGTGA
- a CDS encoding PLD nuclease N-terminal domain-containing protein has protein sequence MARLLIVGGFLAAVFWVYSIVDCAVQPATRHRGVPKAAWVAIVVLIPVIGGILWFVIGRRRANDQGVPRTVAPDDDPAFLRSISKAEQDARIRRLEEELARLDEETDEPPAADPRP, from the coding sequence GTGGCGAGACTACTGATCGTCGGCGGCTTCCTCGCCGCCGTGTTCTGGGTGTACAGCATCGTCGACTGTGCCGTGCAGCCGGCGACGCGGCACCGGGGCGTGCCCAAGGCCGCCTGGGTCGCCATCGTCGTCCTCATCCCCGTCATCGGCGGGATCCTCTGGTTCGTCATCGGCCGTCGCCGGGCCAACGACCAGGGCGTGCCGCGCACCGTCGCTCCCGACGACGACCCCGCGTTCCTCCGCAGCATCAGCAAGGCGGAGCAGGACGCCCGCATCCGTCGTCTCGAGGAGGAGCTCGCGCGGCTCGACGAGGAGACCGACGAGCCGCCCGCCGCGGATCCGCGCCCGTGA
- a CDS encoding DsbA family protein — protein sequence MKTPVKATLIAVAVAVVLLVVGIVYALSQQPAQPDPEAGEKLPTVRTDSHVLDEGGPDAVTVVEFLDFECEACGAFYPIVEELRATYDGDIRYVTRYFPLPGHVNSTQAALAAEAAAQQGRYEEMFHRLFETQAQWGEQSAETPEVFRAFAEDLGLDLAAYDAAVADPATLARVQQDKRDGERLGVSSTPTFFVDGEKVELVEWNDLEEAIAKAVAE from the coding sequence ATGAAGACCCCCGTCAAGGCGACCCTGATCGCCGTCGCCGTCGCCGTCGTGCTGCTCGTCGTCGGCATCGTCTATGCCCTCAGCCAGCAGCCCGCGCAGCCCGACCCCGAGGCCGGCGAGAAGCTGCCCACCGTCCGCACCGACTCCCACGTGCTCGACGAGGGCGGCCCCGACGCCGTCACGGTCGTCGAGTTCCTCGACTTCGAGTGCGAGGCCTGCGGCGCCTTCTACCCGATCGTGGAGGAGCTGCGCGCCACCTACGACGGCGACATCCGGTACGTCACCCGGTACTTCCCCCTGCCCGGGCACGTGAACTCGACGCAGGCCGCTCTCGCCGCCGAGGCCGCCGCGCAGCAGGGCCGTTACGAGGAGATGTTCCACAGGTTGTTCGAGACGCAGGCGCAGTGGGGCGAGCAGTCGGCGGAGACACCCGAGGTGTTCCGCGCGTTCGCCGAGGACCTCGGCCTCGACCTGGCCGCGTACGACGCCGCGGTCGCCGATCCGGCGACCCTCGCCCGTGTGCAGCAGGACAAGCGCGACGGCGAGCGGCTGGGCGTGAGCAGCACCCCGACCTTCTTCGTCGACGGCGAGAAGGTCGAACTCGTCGAGTGGAACGACCTGGAGGAGGCGATCGCGAAGGCCGTCGCCGAGTGA
- a CDS encoding bifunctional lysylphosphatidylglycerol flippase/synthetase MprF, with the protein MTSERPSSARLLFGALRTTPATLTMIGLVLLTGVIWQGLWRPFEDSALFPAVAYGLPSLAEGKWWTPVTGTFFVNEPWVYLFTIAGFWGMGFLEHRRGTRVAVAYFAVGQLFAVFATALFLLLVSQLPWAWAQTQAQALDVGASGGTMACIAAAVGLFRPPWRVRAWLVLLGFVFVAMMFWGKLADLEHLFAVLLILFVDRSLRVRRTTVREQRLIAVMAVLTLVAIEIITVLVPTDGPFGPTDPASGGFIDTAIDVAVILFIANGLRRGRRWAWVVAIILGPLNVLAATLVLVLIILTSEAQLETVIDAETELTLATGVLWALVLVYLVAVRRAFRARRSTGVGRQPAPTPDELRRELRAHGGGTLSWMTTWEGNGYARVDGGIVAYQRRNGVALALADPIGPAESRATAVRDFIHTAEDAGLVPCFFSADEATREAVPETWRSLVVADDTIVDLPGLTFTGKRWQPVRTSLNRAGREQMTFRLTHLAAETWGLRQQLRAISEAWVGDKDLPEMRFTLGTLEEAEDPEVRLALAIAPNGDVDGFLSWLPVYGEGGVVRGWTLDLMRRREGGFGPVMEYLIGASAQQFSEEGAEIMSLSGAPLAHDYPPDAGVIAALSERLADALEPVYGFRSLHRFKEKFHPRYETMYLLFRDESDLTRIGGALTRAFLPDATLRQFAGAGVELVRGER; encoded by the coding sequence ATGACCTCGGAGCGCCCCTCGTCGGCCCGCCTCCTGTTCGGGGCCCTGCGGACCACGCCGGCGACGCTGACGATGATCGGTCTCGTGCTGCTCACCGGCGTGATCTGGCAGGGGCTGTGGCGGCCGTTCGAGGACTCGGCCCTCTTCCCCGCCGTCGCCTACGGGCTGCCGAGCCTGGCCGAGGGCAAGTGGTGGACGCCGGTCACGGGGACGTTCTTCGTCAATGAACCCTGGGTCTACCTCTTCACCATCGCCGGGTTCTGGGGCATGGGCTTCCTGGAGCACCGTCGCGGCACGCGGGTCGCCGTCGCCTACTTCGCGGTCGGACAGCTCTTCGCCGTCTTCGCCACCGCCCTGTTCCTGCTGCTCGTGTCGCAGCTGCCGTGGGCGTGGGCGCAGACCCAGGCGCAGGCCCTCGACGTCGGGGCGTCCGGCGGGACCATGGCCTGCATCGCCGCCGCCGTCGGCCTGTTCCGTCCGCCGTGGCGGGTGCGCGCGTGGCTGGTGCTCCTCGGATTCGTCTTCGTCGCGATGATGTTCTGGGGAAAGCTCGCCGACCTCGAGCATCTGTTCGCGGTGCTGCTCATCCTCTTCGTCGACCGGAGCCTGCGCGTGCGGCGCACGACCGTCCGGGAGCAGCGGCTGATCGCCGTGATGGCCGTGCTCACGCTCGTGGCCATCGAGATCATCACGGTCCTCGTGCCGACCGATGGCCCGTTCGGCCCCACGGACCCGGCCTCCGGCGGGTTCATCGACACGGCGATCGACGTCGCTGTGATCCTCTTCATCGCGAACGGCCTGCGGCGCGGTCGCCGCTGGGCGTGGGTCGTCGCCATCATCCTCGGACCTCTCAACGTGCTGGCCGCCACCCTCGTCCTGGTCCTCATCATCCTCACGAGCGAGGCGCAGCTCGAGACGGTGATCGACGCGGAGACCGAGCTCACGCTCGCCACGGGCGTGCTCTGGGCACTGGTGCTGGTCTACCTCGTCGCGGTGCGGCGGGCGTTCCGCGCTCGCCGCTCGACCGGGGTCGGCCGGCAGCCCGCCCCGACGCCGGACGAGCTCCGCCGCGAACTGCGGGCGCATGGCGGCGGCACGCTCTCCTGGATGACGACGTGGGAGGGCAACGGCTATGCCCGCGTGGACGGCGGGATCGTCGCGTATCAGCGTCGCAACGGCGTCGCGCTGGCGCTCGCCGACCCGATCGGGCCGGCGGAGTCCCGTGCGACGGCAGTGCGCGACTTCATCCACACGGCCGAGGACGCCGGCCTCGTGCCGTGCTTCTTCAGCGCGGACGAGGCGACGAGGGAGGCCGTCCCGGAGACCTGGCGCAGCCTCGTGGTGGCGGACGACACGATCGTCGACCTCCCCGGCCTCACCTTCACCGGCAAGCGCTGGCAACCGGTGCGCACCTCCCTCAACCGGGCGGGGCGGGAGCAGATGACCTTCCGGCTCACCCACCTCGCCGCGGAGACCTGGGGACTGCGGCAGCAGCTCCGCGCGATCTCCGAGGCATGGGTCGGCGACAAGGACCTTCCGGAGATGCGGTTCACGCTCGGGACCCTGGAGGAGGCGGAGGACCCCGAGGTCCGCCTCGCGCTCGCTATCGCTCCGAACGGCGACGTCGACGGCTTCCTGTCCTGGCTGCCCGTGTACGGGGAGGGCGGGGTGGTGCGCGGCTGGACCCTCGACCTCATGCGACGCCGCGAGGGCGGCTTCGGACCGGTGATGGAGTACCTGATCGGCGCCTCCGCCCAGCAGTTCTCGGAGGAGGGCGCCGAGATCATGTCGCTCTCCGGCGCTCCGCTCGCACACGACTACCCGCCGGACGCGGGGGTGATCGCCGCGTTGAGCGAGCGCCTCGCCGACGCGCTCGAGCCCGTTTACGGCTTCCGCTCGCTGCACCGGTTCAAGGAGAAGTTCCACCCCCGCTACGAGACCATGTACCTGCTCTTCCGCGACGAGAGCGACCTCACCCGCATCGGCGGCGCCCTCACCCGGGCCTTCCTCCCCGATGCCACGCTGCGGCAGTTCGCCGGGGCGGGGGTGGAGCTCGTCCGCGGGGAGCGCTGA
- a CDS encoding MFS transporter, whose protein sequence is MTSPHLPVRGAGRAWVMLVVLTMLTVIGMTVVLPVLPFVVLQYVAHEDDLALWVGVLEAVNGLCAFLAAPLLGRLSDRFGRRPVIIVAAFGAAFSMALFGVGGAIWVLVLARVIQGLTAGDLPALFAYLADITPPEKRAQRFGLLGALTGIGTMIGPAIGGLLAAIDLRLPVFLTAAVGLTIAVLSIFLLPESLRPENRIARIALRDVQPFGVFRTAFGRPELRGLMIAFALLALPFGFFVNNFSVLALDAIQWGPTQIGLLTAGVGIIDILIQGVLLGILLPRMGERGVIVSAITAQAVGLAGLAVVASLLAQPWLFIVGALLLAAGQGAAQAAMDGAMSNAVGDDEQGWLGGATQSLNAAMGTIAPLIAAALYTAVSHAAPYWLGVGIMVVAAFVVARAHIANTAKRPVSETQDAVGVAEARV, encoded by the coding sequence ATGACTTCACCTCATCTCCCCGTTCGCGGCGCCGGCCGCGCCTGGGTCATGCTCGTCGTCCTGACGATGCTCACGGTCATCGGCATGACCGTCGTCCTTCCTGTCCTGCCGTTCGTCGTGCTGCAGTACGTCGCGCACGAAGACGACCTCGCCCTCTGGGTCGGGGTGCTGGAAGCGGTCAACGGGCTGTGCGCCTTCCTCGCCGCACCGCTCCTCGGGCGGCTCTCCGACCGGTTCGGACGACGACCCGTCATCATCGTCGCGGCGTTCGGCGCGGCCTTCTCGATGGCCCTGTTCGGCGTGGGTGGGGCGATCTGGGTGCTCGTGCTCGCCCGTGTCATCCAGGGGCTGACGGCCGGAGACCTTCCCGCCCTGTTCGCCTACCTGGCCGACATCACGCCACCCGAGAAGCGCGCGCAGCGCTTCGGGCTCCTCGGCGCGCTGACCGGGATCGGCACCATGATCGGCCCTGCCATCGGCGGTCTGCTCGCCGCGATCGACCTGCGCCTGCCCGTGTTCCTCACCGCGGCGGTCGGTCTCACGATCGCGGTCCTCAGCATCTTCCTGCTGCCGGAGAGCCTGCGGCCGGAGAACCGCATCGCCCGGATCGCTCTCCGCGACGTCCAGCCGTTCGGCGTGTTCCGTACCGCGTTCGGTCGGCCCGAGCTCCGCGGGCTGATGATCGCGTTCGCACTGCTCGCGCTGCCGTTCGGATTCTTCGTGAACAACTTCAGCGTGCTGGCCCTCGACGCCATCCAGTGGGGGCCGACGCAGATCGGCCTGCTCACGGCAGGCGTGGGCATCATCGACATCCTCATCCAGGGCGTGCTGCTCGGCATCCTGCTGCCGCGGATGGGGGAGCGCGGCGTGATCGTCAGTGCCATCACCGCGCAGGCGGTCGGTCTCGCCGGTCTCGCGGTCGTGGCTTCCCTGCTCGCCCAGCCGTGGCTCTTCATCGTCGGGGCGCTCCTGCTCGCCGCCGGTCAGGGCGCGGCGCAGGCTGCGATGGACGGGGCGATGTCCAACGCCGTCGGCGACGACGAGCAGGGCTGGCTCGGAGGCGCCACGCAGTCCCTCAACGCCGCGATGGGCACGATCGCCCCGTTGATCGCGGCCGCCCTCTACACCGCGGTCAGCCATGCCGCGCCGTACTGGCTGGGCGTCGGGATCATGGTCGTCGCCGCATTCGTCGTCGCGCGAGCGCATATCGCGAACACCGCGAAGCGTCCCGTCTCGGAGACGCAGGACGCCGTCGGCGTCGCCGAAGCGCGGGTCTGA
- a CDS encoding TetR/AcrR family transcriptional regulator, whose translation MTTPPPPGRRERKKAATRKNISDVATRMFLERGFDNVSIREVADAADVSPTTVFAHFPQKEALVFDEDDEQRDRLVSAVRDRPTGVTINRAIHDFYAAEVGANLDEHGDDVARVFLRFLNDTPALRDYASKMWLRHEDALAAAIAEELGIPTPTPEVRVYARFVLQMQILVTESDDQQAVLDAGSALLENGWAPIEERLTGSRSAQTGPDVSPRGGAAAGS comes from the coding sequence ATGACGACGCCCCCACCCCCGGGCCGCCGCGAGCGCAAGAAGGCCGCGACCCGCAAGAACATCTCCGACGTGGCCACCCGGATGTTCCTGGAGCGCGGATTCGACAACGTGAGCATCCGCGAGGTCGCCGACGCCGCCGATGTCTCCCCCACCACCGTGTTCGCCCACTTCCCGCAGAAGGAGGCGCTCGTCTTCGACGAGGACGACGAGCAGCGCGATCGCCTCGTCTCGGCGGTGCGCGACCGGCCGACCGGCGTGACGATCAACCGGGCCATCCACGACTTCTATGCGGCCGAGGTCGGCGCCAACCTCGACGAGCACGGTGACGACGTGGCCCGCGTCTTCCTGCGCTTCCTCAACGACACGCCGGCGCTCCGCGACTACGCGTCGAAGATGTGGCTGCGCCATGAGGATGCGCTCGCCGCGGCCATCGCCGAGGAGCTCGGCATCCCGACCCCCACCCCCGAGGTCCGGGTGTACGCGCGGTTCGTCCTGCAGATGCAGATCCTCGTCACCGAGAGCGACGACCAGCAGGCGGTGCTCGACGCCGGCTCCGCTCTCCTCGAAAACGGCTGGGCCCCGATCGAGGAGCGGCTCACCGGCTCGCGGAGCGCACAGACGGGTCCGGACGTCAGTCCTCGCGGGGGCGCCGCCGCAGGCTCTTGA
- the arfB gene encoding alternative ribosome rescue aminoacyl-tRNA hydrolase ArfB, whose protein sequence is MPSAPRPGLRVSAGLTIPEAELSWRFSRSSGPGGQGVNTTDSRVELVWDAANSAALSPTQRDRILERLGGRLVDGVLTIAASEHRAQLRNREAARDRLAALVAEAVRPPAPARRATKPSRGSKERRLTAKHRRTDVKSLRRRPRED, encoded by the coding sequence ATGCCTTCCGCCCCTCGCCCCGGACTCCGGGTGTCCGCGGGTCTGACGATCCCGGAGGCCGAACTGTCGTGGCGGTTCTCGCGATCGTCGGGGCCCGGCGGTCAGGGCGTGAACACCACGGACTCCCGGGTGGAGCTGGTCTGGGATGCGGCGAACTCCGCGGCCCTGTCGCCGACGCAGCGCGACCGGATCCTGGAGAGGCTCGGCGGACGGCTGGTCGACGGCGTGCTGACGATCGCCGCGTCCGAGCACCGCGCGCAGCTGCGCAATCGGGAAGCTGCGCGGGATCGGCTTGCCGCCCTCGTCGCGGAGGCGGTGCGTCCGCCGGCGCCCGCCCGGCGGGCGACGAAGCCGAGTCGGGGGTCGAAGGAGCGGCGGCTGACGGCCAAGCACCGCCGCACCGACGTCAAGAGCCTGCGGCGGCGCCCCCGCGAGGACTGA